In Candidatus Bathyarchaeia archaeon, the following are encoded in one genomic region:
- the mce gene encoding methylmalonyl-CoA epimerase, with product MFAGMDHVGVAVKNLDEAVRVYCDVLGFKLLGVHVLTERKVKVAFLSTGGETQIELLEPLGGDSPVAKFLESRGEGVHHFAVEVDDIEMVLAELKRKGVVLVDDKPREGAEGKKIAFVHPKSTRGVLLELVEKP from the coding sequence ATGTTTGCTGGGATGGACCATGTTGGTGTTGCAGTGAAGAATTTGGATGAAGCTGTTCGCGTTTACTGTGACGTTTTAGGTTTTAAGCTGTTAGGTGTTCATGTTTTGACGGAGCGAAAGGTTAAGGTGGCGTTTCTTTCCACCGGCGGCGAAACGCAGATTGAGCTTTTGGAGCCTCTTGGCGGTGATAGTCCAGTTGCGAAGTTTCTTGAAAGCCGCGGTGAAGGCGTGCACCATTTTGCTGTGGAAGTCGATGATATTGAAATGGTTTTGGCGGAGCTCAAGCGTAAAGGCGTTGTGCTTGTTGATGATAAACCGCGAGAGGGCGCTGAAGGCAAGAAAATAGCGTTTGTTCACCCGAAAAGCACGCGTGGCGTTTTGTTGGAGCTTGTTGAAAAGCCTTAA
- a CDS encoding succinate dehydrogenase/fumarate reductase flavoprotein subunit, with protein sequence MEKNAHDIVIVGAGLAGLRAAVAAAEINNKLDIAVISKHHPLRSHSVCAQGGTAAVMREKDSFDLHAFDTVKGADYLADQDVVEFFVRQAPKEIVLTEHWGCPWSRTSDGKIDQRPFGGHSFPRACFAADMTGFHEMHAIYGKAITYGNVKFYDEWFATSLLVENNTAVGLTAIDMTTGDMHAFSAKAIIMATGGHERIYEFTTFSHTTTGDGMAMAYRAGAPLEDMEFVQFHPTGLVPSGVLITEGARGEGGYLINANGERFMKKYAPEKMELAPRDVVSRAEQTEILEGRGLEGPYGPYIALDLRHLGEEKINERLPLIRDVAIKLGGVDPVKEPIPIRPAAHYSMGGIKANIKTETPIAGLYAAGECSCISVHGANRLGTNSTAECLVFGAVAGEEAAKYALKNSVHEIPKEKLLAEEKRVFDGILGSEGSERVPAIRDEMRRIMNEKVWIYRRGDQLQTAMKEIRELKERFKHVRVEDKGKPFNTGFLSALQLDFMLDLAEVTIASAFQRTESRGAHSRVDYPKRDDQNWLKHTLAYYTRDGPKLEYIPVTITKWSPVARTY encoded by the coding sequence ATGGAAAAAAACGCTCATGACATAGTTATAGTCGGAGCTGGCTTAGCAGGTTTAAGAGCAGCAGTTGCCGCGGCAGAAATCAACAACAAGCTTGACATTGCCGTAATTTCCAAGCATCACCCGTTAAGGTCGCATTCTGTTTGTGCACAAGGCGGAACAGCAGCTGTTATGCGTGAAAAAGACTCCTTTGACTTGCACGCGTTTGACACTGTAAAAGGCGCTGACTACCTTGCAGACCAAGATGTTGTGGAATTTTTTGTTAGGCAAGCACCAAAAGAAATCGTATTAACTGAGCACTGGGGATGCCCATGGAGCCGCACGTCTGATGGAAAAATAGACCAACGACCATTTGGTGGACACTCATTTCCAAGAGCTTGCTTTGCAGCGGACATGACGGGTTTTCATGAAATGCACGCGATATATGGAAAAGCAATAACCTATGGCAATGTGAAATTTTACGATGAATGGTTCGCAACTTCGCTTTTGGTAGAAAACAATACCGCAGTGGGACTAACCGCCATAGACATGACAACCGGCGACATGCACGCATTCTCTGCGAAAGCCATCATTATGGCAACAGGAGGACACGAACGCATTTACGAATTCACAACATTCTCACACACAACCACAGGCGATGGAATGGCAATGGCATACCGCGCAGGCGCGCCATTGGAAGATATGGAATTTGTACAATTCCATCCCACAGGTTTGGTTCCCTCAGGCGTTCTAATTACCGAGGGCGCCCGAGGCGAAGGAGGATACTTGATTAATGCTAATGGCGAACGCTTCATGAAGAAATATGCGCCGGAAAAAATGGAGTTGGCTCCGCGTGATGTTGTTTCGAGAGCGGAACAAACAGAAATCTTGGAAGGACGCGGACTTGAAGGACCCTATGGACCTTACATAGCTTTAGACCTTAGACATTTGGGCGAAGAGAAAATTAACGAGCGGTTGCCGCTAATTCGCGATGTTGCAATAAAACTTGGCGGAGTCGACCCAGTCAAGGAACCAATACCCATTCGACCAGCAGCGCACTATTCTATGGGAGGAATCAAAGCCAACATAAAAACTGAAACGCCCATAGCTGGCTTATACGCTGCGGGCGAATGCTCATGCATAAGCGTGCATGGCGCAAACAGGCTTGGCACAAACTCAACCGCTGAATGCCTCGTGTTCGGAGCAGTTGCAGGCGAGGAAGCTGCAAAATACGCGTTGAAAAACAGTGTTCATGAGATTCCTAAGGAAAAATTGTTGGCGGAAGAAAAGAGAGTTTTCGATGGCATATTGGGAAGCGAAGGCAGCGAACGAGTCCCAGCAATCAGAGACGAAATGCGTCGTATAATGAATGAGAAGGTGTGGATATACCGTAGAGGCGACCAGCTTCAAACGGCCATGAAAGAAATAAGAGAGCTTAAGGAAAGGTTCAAGCACGTAAGGGTTGAGGACAAAGGCAAACCGTTTAACACTGGATTTTTGTCCGCTTTACAGCTTGATTTCATGTTGGATTTGGCGGAAGTAACAATAGCTAGCGCGTTTCAACGAACAGAATCGCGAGGCGCCCATTCACGGGTTGACTATCCAAAACGTGATGACCAAAACTGGCTAAAGCATACATTAGCTTATTACACGAGGGATGGACCTAAACTTGAGTACATTCCAGTCACGATAACTAAGTGGTCGCCAGTTGCCAGAACCTATTAG
- the accC gene encoding acetyl-CoA carboxylase biotin carboxylase subunit: protein MFNKILVANRGEIAVRVIRACKELGAKTVAVYSEADADSLHVQYADESYCVGPADPSLSYLKINKIIEVAKKSKCEAVHLGYGFLSQIPAFAKACEENDIEFIGPSSEVLKKMGSKVEARRTAVKAGVSAIPGSIEPARSVDEAVEIAGHVGFPVLVKAVYGGGGKGMRLVMNKREMQQALELTASEAESSFGNREIYVEKFLPRARHIEFQILADKYGKIVHFGERECSLQRRYQKLIEETPSMLMTGKLRKEMGVAAVKIARAVGYVNAGTVEFLVDQEGHYYFLEMNTRLQVEHLITEMVTGLDIVKAQIRIAAGQKLEYKQNNIVQRGHAINCRINAEDPYNNFMPSPGVVSKLQLPGGPGVRVDTHLYVGYPISVFYDPLIAKLAVWGENRGEAIQRMKNALNEFVIVGVKTTIPFHKKIMEDEQFLKGDIHINFVDEKIERLMPKQTLEEEEAAAIIAVLADYVERSETRAVIPKREPRAVSSWRLAGRTRRVSRAL, encoded by the coding sequence ATGTTCAACAAAATCTTAGTTGCTAACCGCGGAGAAATCGCAGTTAGAGTGATTAGAGCTTGCAAAGAGTTAGGAGCAAAAACTGTCGCTGTCTATTCTGAGGCAGACGCAGACTCTCTGCATGTTCAATATGCGGATGAAAGCTACTGCGTGGGACCAGCAGACCCCAGCCTGAGCTACCTAAAAATCAACAAAATAATTGAAGTAGCTAAAAAATCAAAGTGCGAGGCAGTACATCTTGGTTATGGATTTCTTTCTCAAATCCCAGCTTTCGCCAAAGCCTGCGAAGAAAACGACATAGAATTCATTGGGCCATCTAGTGAAGTTCTAAAGAAAATGGGAAGTAAAGTGGAAGCCCGCAGAACCGCTGTCAAAGCGGGTGTATCCGCTATTCCTGGAAGCATAGAACCCGCCCGAAGCGTGGATGAAGCAGTTGAAATTGCAGGGCATGTAGGCTTTCCAGTTCTTGTGAAAGCTGTTTATGGTGGTGGAGGAAAGGGTATGCGTCTGGTAATGAACAAAAGAGAAATGCAGCAAGCACTGGAACTTACGGCTTCTGAAGCGGAGAGCTCTTTTGGAAACCGCGAAATTTACGTTGAAAAATTTCTTCCCAGAGCAAGACATATAGAATTTCAAATTTTAGCCGACAAATATGGAAAAATTGTTCATTTTGGCGAACGTGAATGCTCGCTTCAGAGGAGATATCAAAAGCTTATCGAAGAAACTCCATCAATGTTGATGACTGGAAAGCTTAGAAAGGAGATGGGAGTGGCTGCAGTAAAAATTGCAAGAGCAGTAGGCTATGTTAACGCTGGCACTGTCGAGTTTCTTGTTGACCAAGAAGGGCATTATTATTTTTTGGAGATGAACACTAGGCTTCAGGTTGAACACTTGATTACGGAAATGGTTACTGGCTTAGACATTGTAAAGGCGCAAATTAGAATTGCGGCTGGTCAAAAACTTGAATATAAACAAAACAACATCGTCCAAAGGGGACACGCGATTAACTGTAGAATCAATGCGGAAGACCCCTACAACAATTTCATGCCGTCTCCAGGCGTCGTATCCAAACTTCAGTTGCCCGGAGGTCCCGGCGTAAGAGTTGACACTCACCTATATGTTGGCTATCCTATCTCGGTTTTTTATGACCCTCTCATCGCGAAACTTGCAGTTTGGGGAGAAAACCGCGGGGAAGCAATACAACGAATGAAAAATGCGCTGAACGAATTTGTAATAGTAGGTGTAAAAACAACGATTCCCTTTCACAAAAAAATCATGGAAGACGAGCAGTTTCTCAAAGGAGACATTCACATAAACTTTGTCGACGAAAAAATTGAGAGACTTATGCCGAAACAAACCTTAGAAGAGGAAGAAGCCGCCGCAATTATTGCAGTGTTAGCCGACTATGTGGAAAGAAGCGAGACTCGCGCGGTAATTCCGAAAAGAGAGCCTAGGGCGGTTTCTTCTTGGAGGCTTGCTGGAAGAACAAGGAGAGTGAGTAGGGCGCTTTGA
- a CDS encoding biotin/lipoyl-containing protein encodes MTFQEVLVNKKPYKIRVLERNGSSFLVEVDGKTFSVAFRNSGQGKAAVLEINGKTFSASVNKVYSGFRQVVIDGKLFDVQFQPKILRESTTQQEPMFKVVKKPAAGLIVGKDAVTAPISGRIVSLKANIGRKIEKGACICVLEAMKMQNLVVSHKAGIVKEIRVSAGAVVNKGDVLAIIS; translated from the coding sequence TTGACTTTTCAAGAAGTTCTTGTGAACAAAAAGCCATACAAGATTAGGGTTTTGGAGCGGAACGGAAGTAGTTTTTTGGTGGAAGTGGACGGCAAAACATTTAGTGTTGCGTTCAGAAATTCGGGACAAGGCAAAGCGGCAGTGCTGGAGATTAATGGTAAAACTTTTTCGGCGAGTGTAAATAAGGTTTATAGCGGCTTTCGGCAAGTTGTAATTGACGGAAAACTTTTCGATGTTCAGTTTCAACCTAAAATTTTGAGAGAGTCGACTACACAGCAAGAGCCTATGTTCAAGGTTGTTAAAAAGCCTGCAGCGGGTTTGATTGTTGGAAAGGACGCTGTGACTGCTCCCATTTCTGGCAGAATTGTTTCCTTAAAAGCGAATATCGGTAGAAAAATTGAGAAGGGCGCGTGTATTTGCGTTTTGGAAGCTATGAAAATGCAAAATCTAGTGGTTTCGCATAAGGCTGGGATTGTAAAGGAAATCAGAGTTTCTGCTGGGGCTGTTGTGAATAAAGGGGATGTTTTGGCAATCATTAGTTAA
- a CDS encoding carboxyl transferase domain-containing protein, with product MSSIKEPSVDEKIKRLRELNEQAKLGGGQKRIEEQHAKGKLTARERIELLLDPGSFNELDRFVVHQCTEFGMAEKKFLGDGVVTGYGTIDGRLVYVFSQDFTVFGGSLGEMFAKKVCKLMDLALKTGAPVIGLNDSGGARIQEGVASLAGYGDIFFRNVISSGVIPQISAIMGPCAGGAVYSPALTDFIIMVDKTSHMFITGPDVVKAALGQEVTFEDLGGAMVHSATSGVAHFIAQNEEQCIQIIKKLLSYLPSNYLEDPPVVEPTDDPNRTDEGLAKILPDDPDKPYDVKEVITRVVDNGEFFEIQPLWAQNIVIGFARLNGKTVGIVANQPMHYAGALDINSSMKAGRFIRFCDCFNIPIITFVDVPGFLPGIEQEHGGIIKHGSKLLYAYCEATVPKITTILRKSYGGAYDVMGSKHSGADINYAWPTAEIAVMGPHGAINIIFRKEIAEAKDPEKKRMELVSEYRQKFASPYIAAQKGYIDEVIEPAETRPKLISALESLATKREPRPSRKHGNVPL from the coding sequence ATGTCAAGCATTAAGGAGCCTAGTGTTGATGAGAAGATTAAGCGTTTACGCGAATTAAACGAACAAGCCAAGCTTGGCGGCGGACAAAAGCGAATTGAAGAGCAACACGCAAAAGGCAAGTTAACCGCTCGCGAACGCATTGAGCTACTGCTTGACCCGGGAAGTTTCAACGAGCTCGACCGTTTCGTGGTTCACCAATGTACGGAATTCGGCATGGCTGAAAAAAAGTTTCTGGGCGATGGTGTAGTAACGGGCTACGGCACAATAGACGGCAGGCTCGTTTACGTTTTCAGTCAAGATTTCACGGTTTTCGGCGGTTCATTGGGCGAGATGTTCGCTAAGAAAGTCTGCAAGCTAATGGATTTGGCATTGAAAACGGGCGCGCCAGTTATAGGCTTAAACGACAGCGGCGGAGCACGCATTCAAGAAGGCGTTGCAAGTCTCGCTGGTTACGGCGACATATTCTTCCGCAACGTAATAAGCTCTGGCGTAATTCCACAGATAAGCGCCATTATGGGTCCGTGCGCAGGCGGAGCCGTTTACTCGCCAGCCCTAACAGATTTCATAATCATGGTGGACAAAACATCGCACATGTTCATCACTGGTCCAGACGTGGTTAAAGCTGCGCTTGGACAAGAAGTCACATTTGAAGACCTTGGCGGAGCGATGGTGCACAGCGCAACGAGCGGTGTCGCACATTTTATAGCCCAAAACGAGGAGCAGTGCATCCAAATCATAAAGAAGCTTCTGAGCTATTTGCCAAGCAATTATCTAGAAGACCCGCCCGTTGTTGAGCCCACAGACGACCCAAACCGCACAGATGAAGGCTTAGCGAAAATTCTTCCAGACGACCCAGACAAACCCTACGATGTAAAAGAAGTAATAACCCGCGTAGTGGACAACGGCGAATTCTTCGAAATTCAACCTCTCTGGGCGCAAAACATTGTGATCGGCTTTGCGCGTTTGAATGGCAAAACAGTAGGCATTGTTGCCAACCAGCCCATGCATTACGCTGGGGCTTTAGACATAAACAGCAGCATGAAAGCCGGACGCTTCATACGCTTCTGCGATTGCTTCAACATTCCAATAATCACTTTCGTCGACGTGCCAGGCTTCTTACCAGGCATAGAACAGGAGCACGGCGGAATAATAAAACACGGTTCAAAGCTATTATACGCTTACTGCGAAGCAACAGTTCCAAAAATCACGACTATACTGCGCAAATCTTACGGTGGAGCCTACGACGTCATGGGCTCAAAACATAGCGGCGCAGACATAAACTACGCGTGGCCAACAGCAGAAATCGCAGTCATGGGACCGCACGGTGCGATAAACATAATCTTTCGAAAAGAAATTGCTGAAGCTAAAGATCCGGAAAAGAAGCGTATGGAACTTGTTAGTGAATATCGCCAAAAATTCGCAAGTCCCTACATTGCCGCGCAGAAAGGTTACATAGACGAGGTCATCGAGCCAGCAGAAACCAGACCAAAACTAATCAGCGCACTCGAAAGTCTAGCCACGAAACGCGAGCCGAGGCCTTCAAGAAAGCATGGAAACGTGCCGCTCTAA
- the sdhB gene encoding succinate dehydrogenase iron-sulfur subunit, with translation MSTKVEKIVEFKISRYDPESKRRYVSTYKVPIRKGTTVLDALLYIKDNLDETLSFRQSCRMGICGDCAVNINGKPMLACYTQVLHLDADSLTIEPLSNLPVIKDLVVDIQSFFEKYKKIRTVLIKPEETFKQPNEFAQTPEELKKFWDLTLCIKCSICYSACPAAIDERFLGPTALTANYRFLTDSRDNGLDERLKPMADNIWLCTQCNSCTLFCPKLVSCANAILDDHCFLIEAGNIPRTVKDVLESVYKYHNPMGTHQSKRMDWAEGLNVKTFPNVSKADVLLFTCCSTTFDIRNREIAKTMAQILNSLGVDYATLGAEEWCCGDHMLRMGEKGLFEELAIHNIDMFKKFNAEKIVTLSPHCYNTFKNDKPYADEKLNVQHYTQYLADAIKQGKIKPTKPMRKKVAYHDPCFLGKRNEVYEAPREILKAIDGLELIEMKRTRQSSFCCGGGAGRVWTEEAPSEKRPCVDRVKEALELDVDVIAVACPFCVTTLEDAVKVLDVENKIAVKDVIELLKEAI, from the coding sequence ATGAGCACTAAAGTTGAGAAAATTGTTGAATTCAAAATAAGCAGATATGACCCGGAAAGTAAAAGACGTTACGTGTCCACGTATAAAGTGCCAATTCGCAAAGGAACAACAGTACTTGACGCGCTACTTTACATAAAAGATAACTTGGACGAGACGCTATCTTTTAGGCAATCGTGTAGAATGGGAATCTGCGGAGACTGCGCAGTCAACATTAACGGAAAACCCATGCTGGCATGCTACACGCAAGTGCTACATTTAGACGCCGATTCGTTAACAATCGAGCCGCTTTCAAACTTGCCAGTAATCAAAGACCTCGTTGTCGACATTCAATCCTTCTTCGAGAAATATAAGAAAATAAGAACCGTTTTGATAAAGCCAGAAGAAACATTCAAGCAGCCCAACGAGTTTGCGCAAACGCCAGAGGAGCTCAAGAAGTTCTGGGATTTGACACTGTGCATTAAATGTTCAATCTGTTATTCGGCATGTCCAGCCGCAATAGACGAGAGATTCCTTGGACCCACAGCATTAACTGCCAATTATAGATTCCTCACAGACTCGAGGGACAACGGCTTAGACGAACGCTTAAAGCCCATGGCGGATAATATATGGCTTTGCACTCAATGCAACTCATGTACATTGTTCTGTCCAAAACTTGTAAGTTGCGCAAACGCGATACTTGATGACCACTGCTTCTTGATTGAGGCTGGAAACATTCCACGAACAGTTAAGGACGTTCTTGAAAGCGTCTACAAATATCATAATCCAATGGGAACACATCAAAGCAAAAGAATGGATTGGGCTGAAGGCTTGAATGTTAAAACATTTCCAAACGTTTCAAAAGCTGATGTTTTGCTTTTCACGTGCTGCTCAACCACTTTTGACATTAGAAACAGAGAAATCGCCAAAACAATGGCTCAAATATTAAACAGTTTAGGCGTGGACTATGCAACTTTAGGCGCTGAAGAATGGTGTTGCGGAGACCACATGCTAAGGATGGGAGAGAAAGGACTTTTCGAAGAACTTGCCATACACAACATTGACATGTTCAAAAAGTTCAATGCGGAAAAAATCGTCACTTTGTCGCCACATTGTTACAACACGTTTAAGAATGACAAGCCCTACGCTGACGAAAAACTCAACGTGCAGCACTATACGCAATACTTGGCAGATGCAATTAAGCAAGGCAAGATAAAACCAACAAAACCCATGAGAAAAAAAGTCGCATATCATGACCCGTGCTTCTTAGGCAAACGCAACGAAGTATATGAGGCGCCACGAGAAATCTTGAAGGCAATAGACGGGTTAGAACTTATTGAAATGAAGCGTACGAGACAAAGCAGTTTCTGTTGTGGTGGCGGCGCAGGAAGAGTTTGGACTGAAGAGGCGCCTTCAGAAAAGAGACCATGCGTGGACAGAGTTAAAGAGGCTTTGGAACTCGACGTTGACGTTATCGCAGTTGCCTGCCCGTTCTGCGTGACGACTCTGGAAGATGCTGTTAAAGTGTTAGACGTAGAGAACAAGATTGCAGTCAAAGATGTCATAGAACTCTTAAAAGAAGCCATTTAA
- a CDS encoding CHASE4 domain-containing protein, protein MKLRLKSVIVVCVTVFMLLAIFSSIAYVVVLSSFSELEKEHVTENVQRAKNVLEGMISDLDLFLLDWSCWDDTYYFVMDNNTEYIEANLLDLTFINAELNAIIFVNSSGQIVFSKAFDLNEQAAIPISQSLLSNIEDSDLLWNHSETTSHVSGLLLLQEGPMLIASRPITMSSGEGPIAGALLMGRNLDDAKIQELIEKAALTLSIQRLDDSQLQSDFQTMFLDSTDSEQISVMPQNSDIVLGYTFLSDIYGNPILVLQVDMPRNIYKQGLASLYYIIYSIVVGGLVFLGVFLILLEKLILARIEKISNTTKEIRKTHNLSLRVPEIGSDELSDFSREFNKMLSTVDTLEHKLRNYSEHLEELVEQRTEELKKNQEKLKSILSASPDAITATDLNGIITECNEQTLRMHEYASKGELIGKNAFVLIAPNDHKKAEEKIKETLEKGYVKNVEYTFLTKNGREFPAELSASVIRNQNGKPVGFVAITKDISERKQLEQQLFKAQKLAAIGELAGMVGHDLRNPLTGIQGAVYYLKTKHYNKLDNKAKEMITIIQDAINRSNKIINDLLEYAKEIHLDVNSTNLDVLIKESLSSIEIPDSIEVECQDCKAIELRVDAAKMQRVLINIIKNAIEAMPNGGKLSIRCSCLEDYVSISVSDTGVGIPKENLEKIWAPLFTTKAKGMGFGLPICKRIVEAHGGIIAVESTVGKGTTFTITIPQKIERQEIVYADTPNNTVQA, encoded by the coding sequence ATGAAACTTCGGTTAAAATCGGTCATTGTAGTATGCGTGACAGTGTTTATGCTTCTAGCTATTTTTTCGTCTATAGCCTATGTTGTGGTGTTGTCTAGTTTCAGCGAGTTAGAAAAAGAGCACGTAACTGAAAACGTTCAACGTGCCAAAAACGTGCTTGAGGGAATGATTTCAGATTTAGACTTATTCTTACTGGATTGGAGTTGTTGGGACGACACTTACTATTTTGTTATGGACAATAACACAGAATACATTGAGGCTAATCTTCTCGATTTAACTTTCATCAACGCAGAGCTTAACGCCATAATTTTCGTAAATTCTTCAGGGCAAATCGTGTTTAGTAAAGCTTTTGACTTGAATGAACAGGCTGCCATTCCAATTTCTCAGAGTCTTCTTTCAAACATTGAAGACAGCGACCTTTTATGGAACCACTCGGAGACCACAAGCCATGTCAGCGGTTTGTTACTTCTTCAAGAAGGACCAATGTTGATTGCTTCAAGACCGATTACTATGTCAAGTGGCGAAGGACCCATTGCTGGAGCTCTTCTGATGGGACGTAACTTGGATGATGCTAAAATTCAAGAATTGATCGAAAAAGCGGCTCTGACGCTTAGCATACAAAGATTAGATGATTCGCAATTGCAATCAGATTTTCAGACGATGTTTTTGGATTCAACAGATAGTGAGCAAATCTCGGTTATGCCGCAGAATTCTGACATAGTTTTAGGCTATACATTTCTAAGTGATATTTATGGAAACCCCATTTTAGTTCTTCAAGTTGACATGCCTAGAAACATCTACAAGCAAGGTCTGGCCAGCCTATACTACATTATCTACTCGATAGTTGTTGGCGGTCTCGTCTTCCTCGGCGTGTTTCTCATACTCTTAGAGAAGCTTATTCTAGCGCGAATAGAAAAAATAAGCAACACAACTAAAGAAATTAGAAAAACCCACAATCTCTCATTAAGAGTGCCAGAAATCGGAAGCGACGAACTTTCTGATTTTTCACGAGAATTCAACAAAATGTTGTCAACCGTTGACACACTTGAACACAAATTGCGCAATTACTCCGAGCATTTGGAAGAACTGGTTGAACAAAGGACGGAAGAGTTGAAGAAAAACCAGGAAAAACTGAAAAGCATTCTTTCTGCTTCTCCAGACGCCATCACAGCTACCGACTTAAACGGGATCATCACCGAATGTAATGAGCAGACATTAAGAATGCATGAATACGCGTCAAAAGGCGAATTAATTGGAAAAAACGCCTTTGTTCTTATCGCACCAAACGATCATAAAAAAGCTGAAGAAAAAATAAAAGAAACCTTAGAAAAGGGATACGTGAAAAACGTTGAATACACCTTTCTTACAAAAAATGGGCGAGAATTTCCCGCAGAGCTTTCTGCAAGTGTTATTAGAAACCAAAATGGCAAACCAGTAGGGTTCGTTGCCATAACAAAAGATATTAGTGAACGCAAACAGTTGGAGCAGCAACTTTTCAAGGCACAGAAACTGGCCGCAATAGGAGAATTGGCGGGAATGGTGGGACATGATTTACGTAACCCGCTGACGGGAATCCAAGGCGCAGTATATTACCTCAAAACTAAACACTACAACAAACTAGACAACAAAGCTAAAGAAATGATTACTATCATCCAAGATGCTATAAACCGGTCTAACAAGATAATCAACGACCTTTTGGAATACGCTAAGGAAATACACTTGGATGTAAACAGCACTAACCTTGACGTTTTAATAAAGGAAAGCTTATCTTCCATAGAGATTCCGGATTCAATAGAAGTTGAATGTCAAGATTGCAAGGCTATAGAATTGCGTGTTGATGCAGCAAAAATGCAGAGAGTTCTCATAAACATCATCAAAAACGCAATTGAAGCTATGCCTAACGGCGGCAAACTTTCTATTCGCTGCTCATGCCTAGAAGATTATGTCTCAATAAGTGTGTCTGACACGGGCGTTGGCATTCCAAAAGAAAATCTTGAGAAAATTTGGGCACCTCTGTTTACGACCAAAGCAAAGGGCATGGGATTTGGTTTGCCAATTTGTAAAAGAATAGTAGAAGCACATGGAGGCATAATAGCCGTAGAGAGCACGGTTGGCAAGGGCACAACTTTCACCATAACGATTCCACAAAAAATTGAGAGACAAGAAATCGTGTATGCTGACACGCCGAATAACACGGTGCAAGCCTAA
- a CDS encoding biotin--[acetyl-CoA-carboxylase] ligase, protein MPAKINLDKLLEGLRTKRFGKRIFFSRVVGSTNELAKELAVLGAPEGTVAIAQTQTAGRGRLSRVWFSPEGGLWFSVVLKPKLKAAEAVRLVFVAGLAVADVLRELYGLKVETKWPNDVLVGGRKICGVLAEMSTLGEKVNFAVLGIGVNANFDVRKVFPEELWESATSLMNELGRKVKLEELFRALLERLDCVYEQFLKEGFNPVLERWKSYAGFLGKQVVVAGETEKLRGLALDVDSEGALVLKLEDGTIRRVFVGDVFF, encoded by the coding sequence GTGCCTGCAAAGATAAATTTGGATAAGCTTCTGGAAGGCTTGCGTACAAAACGGTTTGGAAAGCGAATATTTTTCAGTCGTGTTGTTGGCTCGACTAATGAGTTGGCTAAAGAATTAGCCGTGCTTGGCGCTCCTGAGGGAACAGTTGCGATTGCTCAAACTCAGACTGCTGGGCGTGGACGCTTGAGCAGAGTCTGGTTTTCTCCTGAGGGTGGCTTGTGGTTTTCTGTTGTGCTTAAGCCGAAACTTAAGGCTGCAGAGGCGGTTAGGCTTGTTTTTGTGGCTGGTTTGGCTGTTGCTGATGTTCTGCGTGAACTGTATGGTTTAAAGGTTGAGACTAAATGGCCTAATGATGTGTTGGTTGGCGGGCGCAAGATTTGTGGTGTATTAGCGGAGATGAGCACGCTTGGCGAAAAAGTCAATTTTGCAGTGTTAGGCATTGGTGTTAACGCAAATTTTGATGTGAGAAAGGTTTTTCCGGAAGAACTTTGGGAAAGCGCGACTTCTTTGATGAACGAGCTTGGAAGAAAAGTTAAGCTGGAAGAACTGTTTAGGGCGTTGCTTGAAAGGCTAGATTGTGTTTACGAGCAGTTTCTGAAAGAGGGATTTAATCCAGTTCTGGAGAGATGGAAAAGCTATGCGGGTTTTCTTGGTAAGCAAGTGGTTGTTGCAGGCGAAACTGAAAAGTTGCGCGGGTTGGCTTTGGATGTTGACAGCGAAGGCGCTTTGGTTCTCAAACTTGAAGATGGAACAATAAGGCGCGTCTTTGTTGGAGATGTTTTCTTTTAG